The genomic interval GGTTCTTTTTCTGGTGAACATGGAGACGGAATTGTGCGTGCAGAATTTATTCCGTTGATGATTGGTGATAAAAACTACCAATTATTAAGAAGAATTAAAAAAGCGTTTGACCCAAATAATGTTTTTAATCAAGGTAAAATAACGGATGCTTTTGCAATGGATGAAAGCTTACGTTATGAAGTTGGTAGAACTGAGCCAGAAATTAAAACCATTCAAGATTTTTCTGATGACGAAGGAATTTTAAAACTCGCAGAAAAATGTAACGGAACTGGAGATTGTAGAAAACCTGTAGAAGCTGGCGGAACGATGTGCCCAAGTTATAGGGCTACAAAAGATGAAAAAGATACTACAAGAGCAAGAGCAAATACATTGCGTGAATTTTTAACAAATTCCAACCAAGCAAATAAATTTAATCATAAAGAATTAAAACAAGTTTTCGACCTTTGTTTAAGCTGTAAAGCCTGTGCATCAGAGTGCCCAAGTAATGTGGATATTGCTACGATGAAAGCTGAGTTTTTATACCAATATCAAGAAGCAAATGGCTATTCTTTTAGAAATAAAATGTTTGCTAATAATGCTAAATATAATAAATTAGGAAGTGCTTTTCCTTCAATCACTAACTTTTTCACCAATTCTACAATTGCAAAAAAAGTTTTAGGAGTTGCCATAGAACGCTCTGTTCCTAAATTAGCAAATCAGACTTTAGAAAGTTGGTTAAAGAAACATCATCCAAAAACATCTAAAAAGGCACTTTATTTATTTAATGATGAATTCACCAATTTTTACGATTCAGAAATTGGACAAGATGCTGTTATTGTATTAGAAAAATTAGGCTACGAAGTAAAAACCGTAAAGCATGATGAAAGTGGAAGAAGTCATATTTCTAAAGGATTTTTAAAAGAAGCCAAAGCAATTTGTAATAATAATGTTGCTATTTTTAAAGATATAATTACAGATGAAACTCCTTTAGTAGGAATAGAACCTTCTGCTATTTTAGGTTTTAGAGATGAGTACATTCGTCTAGCTGATGATAAAGCATCTGCAGAAAAAATTGCAAAAAATAGTTTTACGTTTGAAGAGTTTTTAGCCAAAGAATTAGAAAAAGGAAATATTGATACTTCTTTATTTACAAAGGAGTCTAAGACTTTAAAAATACACGGACATTGTCATCAAAAATCATTGTCTAGCACACAGGCTAGTTTTCAAATTTTAAACATTCCAAAAAACTATAAAGTAACAATTATTAGTTCTGGTTGTTGCGGAATGGCAGGTTCTTTTGGTTATGAAAAAGAACATTATAAAGTTTCTATGCAAGTTGGTGAAGACACTTTGTTTCCTAAAATTAGAAATTGTAGTTCCGATACAGAAATTGCTGCTGCAGGAACAAGTTGTAGACATCAAATTTTTGATGGAACAAAACGCATCGCAAAACACCCAGTTACATTGTTGAGAGAAGCACTTATTTAGTATTCAGTTTCCAGTTTCAGTTGGCAGTAAAAAAGCCTATTAAAATATTACAAATTGAATTCGTTATATTTGTATAAATAATTAGTAATCAGTTATATTATGGGAACTATAGAATTAAGAAATAAATGGAAAAAAGAAATTGTTAATGTAGATGAGCGTTTTTTGCGATTAATAGATGCTTTACATACATCATACATGAAAGAAGAAACTGATTTTTTTGATGAAATTCCGAGTGATATTCAAGAACTTTTACAAAAAAGTAGAGAAGATATTAAAA from Polaribacter sejongensis carries:
- a CDS encoding FAD-binding and (Fe-S)-binding domain-containing protein; protein product: MIDNTTLANLNNSLSGDVLFDNLHKTLYATDASVYRKIPLAVAFPKDEKDLKTLIAFATKNNITLIPRTAGTSLAGQCVGDGLVVDVSKHFTNIISFDEKAKTITLQPGIVRDSLNVYLKPFGLFFGPNTSTSNRCMIGGMVGNNSSGSTSIKYGVTRDKVLEIDAILSDGSTAVFKEITSEDFIKKTKENTQEGEIYKSLFDELSLVENQQEIKNEFPKESIHRRCTGYAVDELLTSDLFGGTSPTINIAKLLAGSEGTLAFSTSITLQLDALPPTESIMVCTHFKTINESLNATVIAMNHNLYNCELMDKTILDCTKNNRELAKNRFFLQGDPGAILMLEVSSNSIEETEILADKLIADLEKNNFGYYHPKVYGADIAKVHYLRKAGLGALANIVGDKKAVACIEDTAVALEDLPNYIEEFTQIMAKYQQNAVYYAHAGAGELHLRPILNIKKKEDVVLFRKITTETAELVKKYKGSFSGEHGDGIVRAEFIPLMIGDKNYQLLRRIKKAFDPNNVFNQGKITDAFAMDESLRYEVGRTEPEIKTIQDFSDDEGILKLAEKCNGTGDCRKPVEAGGTMCPSYRATKDEKDTTRARANTLREFLTNSNQANKFNHKELKQVFDLCLSCKACASECPSNVDIATMKAEFLYQYQEANGYSFRNKMFANNAKYNKLGSAFPSITNFFTNSTIAKKVLGVAIERSVPKLANQTLESWLKKHHPKTSKKALYLFNDEFTNFYDSEIGQDAVIVLEKLGYEVKTVKHDESGRSHISKGFLKEAKAICNNNVAIFKDIITDETPLVGIEPSAILGFRDEYIRLADDKASAEKIAKNSFTFEEFLAKELEKGNIDTSLFTKESKTLKIHGHCHQKSLSSTQASFQILNIPKNYKVTIISSGCCGMAGSFGYEKEHYKVSMQVGEDTLFPKIRNCSSDTEIAAAGTSCRHQIFDGTKRIAKHPVTLLREALI